GTCGACTAAAGGATAAGTCAGGGAAGCTACtgccgcaaaagaaaaaaaaatagctgtcgATTTTGCAGCGCGGATAAGCAACTGTTAAAGCAGACTTCTTCTTTGCATCGTTAAAGTCACAGGAAAAGTATAGTGTACGCACATAATATACTGTTATGAAATTATTCCAATATTACACTGTACAATACATACAGAACGAAGCTACGTGACACGCAGCAGCGCCGGGATTCCGCACCAGTACCGTGTCTAGCACCTATCGTGGCTTTCAGGCGGCCCATGTCGGCAGAAAACCGCGCAGCGATTTTGTCCAGTTAAGAAATCATTTCTTTTGCGGAATCGGCTGTTGTAACGTGAGGGCTATAGCACGCGCGGGTTAAGTGAGCTTTGCCGGATCTGACTTTCTATCCACGTGCACGCATGGAATCGGCAGCGGAGCTGACATCAGGAGCGATGGGGATGCTCTCCTTCCTTCTGGTGATCGCCCTGGCGGTGACTGGTAAGTCATTTTGGAAACGATAAAACTAACGTGGTAAGGAGTAAGCGCCACGTTTTAGTGCTGCCCGCGCAGGATATAGTATGCCATTGAGAGGCGCTACGTCAGGTGGCtcaggagttttgcggactaagacgtataaagtcaggtaccacgagatagacccgttgtgcgttgcgtgcggagaggaggaggaaacggctgaaaacTTGATACTTTtgtgtaaagggcttcaccctaccgtggaaagcagcggggctggtttatccaaggcattgaggtttaaggaccgtgaagggaaagtagattttaagcgggtagaaataaccaagcgaaggttacctgattggtagctaaaatcaagtcaagagtaaaatttaataagtcatggctaggtggcttgagccaccgcccgatctaaagggttcagccgtatccatccatacATTCATGCATACATCCAGACAGTATGATAGCGAGCACACGCCAGCCCGAACACTCGCGAGATTTCTGCACATTCATTGCTGGCCGCGAGTCGTTTGAAAATACTGTCGAACTGCGACGATTCGATCATGGATTTGGCGAAATTAGGGGTGGCACCAATTTGAGGAAACCAGAGCCACGATACCTTGCATGCCACACGCTCCTTTAATTGGAGAAGCAATCGCTATTCCAGCCGCGGTATGCGCTAACCAGGGGGCAGGTTACCTGTGCGGAAAGTACCGCAGTTCGTCGTCTCCGCGCACCGCCACATTATTGCCATGGGGCCGCACATTCGCTGTTCCCGCAGAGGTGCTCTATATCCTCGGCTGATTACAGGGCAGAACAAGGCATACGGTGTTCGCTAATTGAGCTGGCCACGCTTGAAGGGAGCGTAGGTGCTTTTGCACCCAGGGTTTTGAAGCTATTAGTCTTTGTCCAACAAGTAAACAGTGAATTACTTTGTACTACAGCAATGGTCTATTTTGTAGCCTACCAGCTATATAATCTTTAGCGTACCGGCGCAAAAGGCGGGAGAAGAACAGAGGACGAGCGCTGATTCACAACTGAAGTTTACTGATACGAAACAAGGCGAATATGAAGAAAGTGCagaaaaaatgagccgacgctgaggcagcgatcgaatatcgagtgTTAACACTCTATGACAAgcggttgagccgcaatgttcatatgaacgttcgtaaagacgtggaattggggggaggggggtacatAGGTCGCCGGCTCGAATCCCTACCGCGAGCTCGGCTCTAACTGAACTAGTAAGTAAGTAGTCAGTAGTAGTAAGTGCCCCCACCCCGAACACTCGCGGCGAACGGTTGCCGCCCTCAAGTTTTACACGAATGTTGGGACTAAGTGGGCCGACATTGATGTCCGCCAGACAGGgatgtatacagggtgtcccagctaaatttaTCCAGGATTTAAAAATATGACGCgacactctaagacgacgcgacccaATGTATGCTACTGGctgttgtatggagcaactcacgcTATTTTTACATTGGACCTAACTGCATAATTATTCGAGATtgattaaccaacttcgcaagcaacgaagataggcgaaaaagtccgatgagaaagttgtagaataGTCCGACAAAGGTCCCACTGACCAGTGTCTAACTTTCCATCTTTTACggatcgtcttttttttttcgctctctgcagacgcccgcgaaatacaaaaaataccacttGCCATGCCTGCTTGCGCGCCACGACTGCAGTGCCCTCAAACGTACCGCCTAAGAAACAGCCATTTAGCCAGGTgtgctggctgtgcgattacggGAGCGTAAGCGATCAGGACTGCGTCGGCTTGTCGCTATCATCAAGTGCCGCGAGGGAAGTATACCGCTGGAGTAACTCGCTCACGCATCTGCTGCGTCGCTGCTCTGTCTCCTTTTAAGGGGCAACACACCGGGCTAAACGATCTGTTAGTTCCTAtccggaacgtttgagagcactgcaaacGCGGCGCGCAAGCtgacatgtcacgtggtatttttgtatttcgcggccATTTGCAGTCAGCTAAAAAAAAGCTGATACGTAATAGATGCAGAGTTAAAAACTGTTCAAAGGGAAGTTTTGCGAACCGTTCTGCAACTTCCTCATTGACCTTTTTCGTCTATCCCCGTTGCTTGCGAAATTGGTTAATTAATATCGGCTaattaagcacaacacaaaaaatagtgacatgctccatacaatagccagcagcatgcatttgttCGCGTAGCCTTAGAGtgcttcggcatatttttaaaccttggctaaagttagctgggacgccctgtataCCAGGTCCACATAGTTTAGTTTTGTGTTGTGGTGCTCGGGCATCACGCCGCCGCTTGTTATTATTGTATGCCATTATGAGACCACCTCGgctaccatggcaaccactgaGTTACGATCTGTCTAATAGCGCATAACGCTGAGACCCAaaacgcgagaagtagagctTTACGCTCTAATACAATGTCATTgctatggaggccgccatcttggattctatctATGCAATCAGCACAACTCGGAGGCTCGGAACGCGACCACTAGAGCTAACGCCCTAACGCGCGTGTTACTACGTGGTATCAAGGAACGTGACTTCACTATCATGTAGACAGAAAGAGGACTCGCTCTCGcacaatcttgttttttttttcttcatttggtAAGCCTCGCTTATCTTCCTTGTTAATCGGACACGTGTTTCGACAAAACGTATTTTGCTCATTCTTGACCCTCCAGAATGtattaccaactcgcccgtttagcAATTGTAGCTTTGCAAGGAATTTGTTAGATGCAAATTTTACACAACTCAGTAGCAACCGTTCCGAAACTGATTAGCAAACGGTAATACACTGCATCGTATAACTTGGTTATTGCGCTATGGCTGCTTAACACGGCACATTGTTTTCCGACACCATGTCAGTGGCTCAGCTTCTTTCATATTAGCTTGACAAGGAAAAACTATAGCAAGAGATGCGAGTACACGACTACTGAAGCTGAAATTCGGACGAAGTCTGCGCCTCTGCTGCTCTTACGATCCCAATTGTCAAGCGGAGTTGCTGACGGCACTGATTATGAGTGGCTTTGACTCGCCCAGTGCTGATTCGATTCGAATGTTTCATAATCGCCGTTGTGGCTATTTCCACCAAAGGCTCCGCAAAAAGGTCTTACTGCTTTTCACGAAGCAGTAAAAATAAATGCATTCAGTAAGAACCTCGTACTGTACTGGATTGCATCTTAGTGTGGCTCTGCGAATGACTACAGTACAAGGATATGGAAGACCCCGTGATGAAAGGGCTCGGGCTTCAACAAACTGCGCTGATCAGGAACACGAGAGGGCCCTTTGTTCTATCGACAATAACCTATATTCATGGTTTATACACCCCTAAACGATGACCATAGAATGACGTAGTGTTAGACAGTGAAGGCGCTGACAAGTGCATGCTTTGGCTGGGGGCGCTGACTCATCATCCTCAGCCTTGGGTGACGATATGTACAGAATGAAACGCGTTGGCGCGCTGCAGATATAGAAGGTATACATGATACAGAACATATCTAGAATGATACGCTGTAGGTACAGAGTTGTGTGTTGGCTGTGCCATCGTGGCCTTGTAATGCCGTCCCGTAACTCCGTAACGTCCCGTCCCGTAACTCCGATGGTACTGCCACTGCTGCAGCTAAACGAAACCACCGTTTCGGCCGCAAAACTGACGCTTAAGCGCTGCTTTGCTGCATCCCGCCAAACTCATTTGAGCGACACGAAGCACGCCTCACCTATGGGCTGGGATCCGTTCCAGACAACATCCATCTGGCGAATACGGAATACGCGGCTTCCAACGTTACAGTCACAATAAGAAACTCAATGTAAGCATACGTTGCAAGCATTAAACCTCGACAAGAAGACACTCGGGCGAGCCGTTGATGTTACTACGGGCTGGGGCATTTTATTCTTTAAACTTTTTTCCTGCCCCACCATAATTTTTGTTGATGTTACTCGTTCTCCGTTTGTCGGCGGCTAACTCAGCTCGTCTGTCTGCAGGCGCCATGTTGATCATTCCTGTTTAAACTTTTCGCAGCCGGCGTTTCCGCCTTCGCATGGCTTCCTTAGAACACATTTTCGCAACCCGCCACCAGGTATCCTTCCTCACAGTGTAAATACGTGAATATCTAATGACCTCACACTCTACCCACTGCGGAATACTCAATGCCACGGAGCCTCACCCGCCAAATGTACCAGCGAATATATAGAACAACTTTCGCAGCCCCTAGGTTGTGCAATTCCTTGCAGATGGATAAGTGCGATCCCCTTTTTTCCCCCTAACTGGTGAGGCACCTTGACTACAACGCTGGGTTCGCGCCTAGTGGGGGAACCTAGTTTTAAAGCAGCAAATACGTACAACGCGGACATCACCTGGTGATGTGTGCCACTGCTGAAACGTACCCTACACCCTTTTAATTCACTTCTTCGACACCTAACAGCCACTTGACCGCAGATGGTATGCTGTATCTGTGATTGCTTCGACGTACGCGCCCATCACCCCTTGATTGGAACCACTGCATGCGGAGAAAAATAGATGCACATTAttaagcaacccccccccccgccacacgcacacacagacacaaaacAAAATCGTCGATGCTTCCTACATGGCACGCCTCCCTTTGCATGCTATATTGACTTATATAATTGCCATCCATTCAATAAGAGTGGTCTTTTTCACGCGAAATTTCTATCCCCTTGTCAGCCACGACTGACCATCGCCTATGATATTCAAGCTTGGGCAGCGATGCAGTCCGCGTGCCTCGTAACTGAGCACTGCTGTGATCACCGATTATCACAAACGTATGACACAGCTAATGAGGTGCTCACCACAAAAAGCAGTAGCCAGTCTACGTGCACTAACTGTGCATCTGGATGACGCAGCTACCGGCATCATTCCCGTAGCGCCGTCCATCAACCAGCAAGTGGACCGTGTGTTCCCGGGCGGCGGACTGTGCGAGGTCCTGTACTGCAAAGGTGACGAGCAGAAGGTGCGAGAGTTCTACATGTGGAACGATGCCTGGTGGTTCTGGCCCGAGTTCTACAGGGGCCACATTTCGGGCCTCCGTGACGGATTCCGCCGCTTCGGCGACTGTGCCTACCAGATAGGTAACGGCAATGTCGCGACGTGCAACGTGAGTTTCTCGGGACTCGGCCTCCATTACCGCTGGCGCGTAGGCATCAAGGACTTCAACTTCGAGCCGGGTCAGCAGCGCCAGAAACCGCTCACGGTCATCGAAGCCGGAACGATGAATGCCACGGTGGCTGCAGGAATGATCAGGCTCTACCTCGAGCGAGACCCCGGTGAGATACTTTCTGTGGCAACCGTGTTAGCTGTTGTAAAGGAGCGTTTGCTGTGCTATTCATCATCCTGTTCTAGTTCCCTTTCCCTGTCGGTTTTTAGTCATAAGTGAGCTTGTCCTGCTGTCCGATATAGTGCAGGACCTCGGAAGCATCTCTCATCTTTTGTTTTACCTTATCGGTGTCATCCCTTTCCACCACTTGTGCGAACTTTCTTACCCCTGGTGGGataagcagggggcggcagagttATTGCACGGATGTGTAGGATGGCCGCAGCTAACACAGGAtaggcttaattggagagatatgggagaggcctttgttctgcagtgggcgtggtcagtctacgcccactgcagaacaaaggcctctcccatctctccaattaactctgcccTGTGTTAGCTACGGCCATCCCACACATCCGTGCAATAactaataatgatgatgatggtggtgggcATAGTCTTCTTGTTTATTTGACACTGAGTGCCATTAGGGGCTGTAATTAGAAAGGCTCTGAATGATACAATAAATCAGGTGTGTTGCACGCATTGATAACTAAAACAACTTATACAATAACACATGGCAAAATAGTTAcaaatcggttagagaattcaagttgaggtacaaacAGGCTTCAAACATGGTGACAAGTGTACCAAAAAAAGGAAAATCTGCTGCGGTGAATGCTGTAATTTCTgtctaggcacaaacaaaacggtaaaatAACAGGACAGAAAAGGAAAGTATGGAAACTGAGActaactactgggaaacaaacagaTGATCTATAACCAGTGCACTAAACGTATCTAATGATGATATGTTTGtgtttagattgttccattcGCGTGTAGCccgtggaaaaaatgagtatttgaatacgtcagtacggaatggaaactcgtttaatttgtgtgtgaggttgtggcgggtcgatctagtctttgtggtcgttatgtattttgCAGCGGGCACTTTTATTTggttgtgtattagctgatacataaTTTTAAGTCTTGCAAATTTTGCTCTTTTCTCCAGGGTTAGTTCTGCACGTTTTAGTAATTCTGTTGGTGAATCTGCAAGGGAGTGTTTATTATATACACATCTTTGTGCCCTTCCCTGCACCtcttcaagttttttaatgagcttgttagtaaagggaaaccaaacATTGTTGGCGTGCTCTAGAATTGGTCTGACgatagttttatatgctagtaattttgtttcGAATGGTTCTAATTTAAAGCATCTGTTAATGAAGCACAGTTGTTTTAGTGCAGCAGATGTGATAATGTTAACGTGCGAATCCCATCTGAAGTCGGAAATTAGTGTCATACCACGGTACTTATGCTCAAGGACAGATGCAAGATGAACATTGTTAAGCGTGCACTGAAAAGCTGTTTTTTTCGGTAGTTATAGAAAAAAGAACGGATTTATTTAAATTGATATCTATCTGCAGTCCTGACACTACTGCGACACTACTGTTAAGGCGTTATTTAAAACTCTATGGTCATCAAGAGAGTGAATTTCCTTGTAAaggacacagtcatctgcgaaaaggttaatattctgtgaaacacaggctggtaggtcatttataaatattaggaaTAGTACTGCGgctaggacacttccttggggtactcccgatGTAACCTTAGTTGTAGGTGACTTCTCGTTTttaatttcaacaaattgcatgTGATTACTAAGATATTCTTTAATCCATTTTtgaaatgctttcgagaagtctaaaaATGTGAGGACAATTTATTTCTGGTTATCGATGCTTGTGGACATGTCATGTGTTATTTCAATTAGTTGAGTAATAGTAGAAAGGCCCTTAGGAAAGCCGTGCTGACACGGGGTTAAATGTCATTTACTTGTAGGTAAGCGTTTATGTGTTTTAAAACAATATGTTCTAATAACTTGCATACTGTGCTGGTTAGTGGTATAGGTCTGAAGTTCGAATGGTAGGGTTTATTTCCTGATTTGTGTATCGGTCTTATTTTGGAGGTTTTCCAATCTCTAGGGAGGGTGCAAGTGGATAATGATTTGTTAAAAAAAGTAGTACTAGGAATTTTGCTATCCACTCGGCATATCTATATCTATAGGGTATACATGCAGTGGTTCAGCGACCTTCTTGAATAAAGCTTAAATTAAGCGCCTGTGTCGTCATGTTTTGCGCTCCGTCCGTGTGTTCTTTAGCAATAtgatgcaacaccaactagctcaacagcTTTTCTTATTGTTGCTACGTTGTTCTAATAGTATGTGATAGCGCCTAGCGTAGAGACACTTGTAAACATTAAGATATTGCAGGGACATAAAACTACGCCGCAAATGATTGACCTTAATTCACTAGCGAAGGCTCTACTACAGCTGAGTAATTGGCCAGCAGTACAATGCAGGAAATATAAATCTCCTGGCCTAGGTCATAGATGACGTAGGATGAGCAAATGGCGTTGCTTGGCTTCCTTGTCAAAACATTCCATTGCTGCGGCTTGGTACAGGTGATCAGGCCTTATTTTTCTCGACGTCATCCAGTTTTTGCGCCGTGGGATGCGTTAATCGATCGAACAAGACCAGCGCCTTAATTTTCCGTTTTCCGAGAGCGAAAACCGGCAAAAAAAACTGTGTAGTGGTCGTGCCAAGGGCGAAGTGACAGACATCAAACGCTGGCACACATTCGATTTTATGATCGGGATGCTCTCCAGCCGAAGGGGATTAAGACGCGGATCCGGCATAGCCACGGCAGCGGCTAGAGCTAGCCTCCCCTGAAAGCACCTAGCGCAGTGCAAGATGGTCGCCAAGGCCAGCCGTAATTGACCTTCCCGAGTGGACCCGGGGGTCCAATCGTCATGTTTGACAGCGATATCCGTCGTCAGATTAGTTTCCCTACCCCGGGTGGCGCGTAGCCTGGGCCGTGCACTGATGAGGAACACGTGCGACCTCCTGCAGACCGTGGAAATCCGGACCTTCCGCTGTCTGCGCGACGTAGACGGCATCCTCTTCACCCTCAACA
The Amblyomma americanum isolate KBUSLIRL-KWMA chromosome 3, ASM5285725v1, whole genome shotgun sequence genome window above contains:
- the LOC144124315 gene encoding uncharacterized protein LOC144124315; its protein translation is MGMLSFLLVIALAVTATGIIPVAPSINQQVDRVFPGGGLCEVLYCKGDEQKVREFYMWNDAWWFWPEFYRGHISGLRDGFRRFGDCAYQIGNGNVATCNVSFSGLGLHYRWRVGIKDFNFEPGQQRQKPLTVIEAGTMNATVAAGMIRLYLERDPGDRYFRAKMAETALIDIWHVVFSNPTIVWNHHLVHTNAVEFQRRLREMLAFSVEYYIKYKTFLDGFNEAFEDAQYYIAT